Proteins from a single region of Mytilus trossulus isolate FHL-02 chromosome 2, PNRI_Mtr1.1.1.hap1, whole genome shotgun sequence:
- the LOC134704865 gene encoding equistatin-like, giving the protein MKTVCNFVVCILSVCCLILLNGATCDEDTHCQQELKQFHKNSELGMVGGRMPVCDSEGKYAPKQCSGSQCYCVKEDGKQIEDFGVNRWEAEQQTCKCARSQAEYQDTGMMGKSFRCTADGSYEEIQCTGSQCYCADEDGQQIGSDSVHIVYLDKLNC; this is encoded by the exons ATGAAGACAGTCTGTAACTTTGTTGTCTGTATTTTAAGTGTTTGCTGTTTAATTCTTCTGAATGGAGCCACCTGCGATGAag ATACACATTGTCAACAAGAGTTGAAACAGTTTCATAAAAACTCAGAGCTGGGTATGGTTGGAGGAAGAATGCCGGTTTGTGATAGCGAGGGGAAGTACGCCCCAAAGCAGTGCTCTGGATCCCA ATGTTACTGTGTAAAGGAGGACGGTAAACAAATTGAAGATTTTGGTGTTAACCGTTGGGAGGCCGAACAACAAACATGCA AATGCGCACGTTCTCAAGCCGAGTATCAGGATACTGGTATGATGGGGAAATCTTTCCGTTGCACAGCCGATGGAAGCTATGAAGAGATTCAGTGTACAGGGTCACAGTGTTACTGCGCTGACGAAGACGGACAACAAATTGGAAGTGACAGTGTCCATATTGTTTATCTTGACAaacttaattgttaa